The proteins below come from a single Microthrixaceae bacterium genomic window:
- a CDS encoding ubiquitin-like protein Pup produces MAEREQIRKNAPTRTDDTDVDDLAPSEAGSRIKAELDDLLDEIDDVLETNAEDFVKSYIQKGGE; encoded by the coding sequence GTGGCCGAACGCGAACAGATCCGAAAGAACGCTCCCACTCGCACCGACGACACCGATGTCGACGATCTCGCTCCCAGCGAGGCCGGGTCGCGCATCAAAGCCGAACTCGATGACCTGCTCGACGAGATCGACGACGTCCTCGAAACCAACGCGGAGGATTTTGTGAAGTCCTACATCCAAAAGGGCGGCGAGTAA